The Streptomyces sp. ALI-76-A nucleotide sequence GGCCACGGCGATCCACACACCGGTGAGCAGACACTCGGCGAAGACCGCGAAGCGCTCGCCGAAGACGGCCCTCGTGCGCGGTGCGCGGGCTTTCACGCGTGCTTGCGCCATGGTGACCGCCTCAGCCCTTGAGTCCGGAGGTCGCCATACCGTCGATGAGGTAGCGCTGGAAGGTCATGAAGAAGGCGATGACCGGTACCAGTGCCACCAGCGACATCGCGATCATGCTCCCGTAGTTGGAGATGCCCTCCTGGTCGCGGAACATCATCAGGCCGAGCGAGACGGTGTACTTCTCGGGGGTGTTGAGGTAGATCAACGGCCCCATGAAGTCGTTCCAGGCGTTGATGAAGGTGAAGATCGCGCTGGTGATGAGCGCGGGCCGGCTCAGCGGCAGCACGATCGACCAGTAGGTGCGCAGATGCCCGCAGCCGTCCAGCTTGGCGGCCTCGTCCAGCTCCCTGGGGAGCCCGCGCATGAACTGCACCATCAGGAACACGAAGAACGCTTCCGTGGCCAGGAACTTGCCCGCGACGAGCGGCACCAGGGTGTCGGTGAGCTCGAGGTTGCGGAAGAGCACGTACTGCGGGATGAGCAGCACGTGGTACGGCAGCAGCAGCGTGCCGATCATCAGCGTGAAGAGCAGGTTCCGCCCGGCGAACCGGATCTTGGCGAAGGCGTACGCGGTCAGCGAGCTGGACAGCACGACACCGGCCACCGCGAGGACCGCGTACATCAGCGAGTTCCAGAAGAAACTGCTGATGGAGATGCCGGAGATGCCGTCGGCGAGCCCGGAGAAGTTCGCCCAGACCGGCTTGGTGGGCAGCAGGTCGAGGCTGGCGATGATGTCCTTGCTCGGCTTGAACGAGGCACCGAGCACCCAGATCACGGGATACAGGACGACCGCGAGGACGGCGAGCGCGCCCACGTGCCAGGCGATCGATCCGACGCGCCGCCGCTCGTTGGCGGTGTGCAGGGCGGGGCTGGTGGCACTGGTCACTTGGCGGCCTCCTCGTAGTGCACCCACTTCTTCTGCGACCAGAACAGGACCGCCGTGACGAGCGCCACCGCGATCACCAGCGTCCAGGCCATCGCGGAGGCGAAGCCCATCTGGGCCTCCTTGAAGCCCTTCTGGTACAGGTAGCAGGTGTAGACGAGCGTGGCGTCGGCGGGCCCGCACCGGGTGTCGGAGACGACGTAGGCGGAGCCGAACACCTGGAACGCGTGGATGGACTCCAGCAGCACGTTGAAGAACAGCACCGGGGAGATCATCGGCAGCGTGATGTTCCAGAACCGCCGCAGCGGACCGGCCCCGTCCACCTCGGCGGCCTCGTACAGCTCCTGCGGGACCTGCTTGAGGCCCGCCAGGAAGATGACCATCGGCGCGCCGAACTGCCAGATGCTCAGCGCCACCAGGGAGTAGAGGACGTAGTCCGGGTTGCCGATCCAGCCGCCCACGTCGAACCCGAAGATCTTCTGCGTACGGTCCACGACGGCGTCGTCCGAGAACAGCGCCCGCCACACGAAGCCGACGGAGACGCTGGCACCGATGAGCGAGGGCATGTAGAACGCGGCCCGGTACAGGCCCTGGCCGCGCCGCTTCTGCGCGAGCAGCAGCGCGACGCCGAGCGCGAGCAGCAGTTTCAGCGGTGTGGCCACGACGACGTACTTCAGCGTGACCTCGACCGACTTCTGCCAGCGCGGGTCCTGGAACATCGTCGTGAAGTTGTCCAGGCCCACCCACCGGGGTGGCGTGAACAGGTTGTAGCTGGTGAACGCGTAGTACAGGGACGCGATCATCGGCCCCGCCGTGAGCAGCAGGAACCCCGCGATCCACGGCGACATGAAGAGATAGCCGGCGAGGTTCTCGCGGCGTCGCCCGCGCCGCCCGGCGGCGGGAGCGGCGGGCCGCTTCCCCGCCGGGCGCACGGGCGCTTCCTTGACGAGCGTCATGGTGGTACGTCCCCTCAGCCCGCGAAGGCGGCCTTGGCCTCGCTGAACAGCGCCTTGGCGGCATCGGCCGGCTTGGTCTTGCCCTGGGCGACCTCGCCGCCGATGCGCAGGAACGCGGCCTCGATGACGTCGGCGCCGGACGGGTGCGGGGTGATCTTGCCGAGGACGCCGGCCTTGGCGACCTCCTCCTCGTACGCCTTGACACCCTTGTTGTTGGGGTCGGTGGGGGTGAACGCGTCGTACTGCTCGGTGGTGGCGAGGATGCCGCGGTCGTAGCCCATGATCTTGCCGGCCTCGGGGTCGTGCACCATGAAGTCGATGAACTGGGCGACTTCCT carries:
- a CDS encoding carbohydrate ABC transporter permease: MTSATSPALHTANERRRVGSIAWHVGALAVLAVVLYPVIWVLGASFKPSKDIIASLDLLPTKPVWANFSGLADGISGISISSFFWNSLMYAVLAVAGVVLSSSLTAYAFAKIRFAGRNLLFTLMIGTLLLPYHVLLIPQYVLFRNLELTDTLVPLVAGKFLATEAFFVFLMVQFMRGLPRELDEAAKLDGCGHLRTYWSIVLPLSRPALITSAIFTFINAWNDFMGPLIYLNTPEKYTVSLGLMMFRDQEGISNYGSMIAMSLVALVPVIAFFMTFQRYLIDGMATSGLKG
- a CDS encoding sugar ABC transporter permease is translated as MTLVKEAPVRPAGKRPAAPAAGRRGRRRENLAGYLFMSPWIAGFLLLTAGPMIASLYYAFTSYNLFTPPRWVGLDNFTTMFQDPRWQKSVEVTLKYVVVATPLKLLLALGVALLLAQKRRGQGLYRAAFYMPSLIGASVSVGFVWRALFSDDAVVDRTQKIFGFDVGGWIGNPDYVLYSLVALSIWQFGAPMVIFLAGLKQVPQELYEAAEVDGAGPLRRFWNITLPMISPVLFFNVLLESIHAFQVFGSAYVVSDTRCGPADATLVYTCYLYQKGFKEAQMGFASAMAWTLVIAVALVTAVLFWSQKKWVHYEEAAK